From one Pogoniulus pusillus isolate bPogPus1 chromosome 37, bPogPus1.pri, whole genome shotgun sequence genomic stretch:
- the MFSD2A gene encoding sodium-dependent lysophosphatidylcholine symporter 1, with amino-acid sequence MAGGGGAGAERARPGGFLPPACRQPRRKENRERLSVCSKLCYAVGGAPYQITGCALGFFLQIYLLDVAQLDPFYASIILFVGRAWDAITDPMVGFFISKTSWTRVGRLMPWIIFSTPFAVTAYILIWFVPDISRGQVMWYLIFYCAFQTLVTCFHVPYSALTMFISREQSERDSATAYRMTVEVLGSVLGTAIQGQIVGKVDTPCVEGPLFTSKPNSSVAMEELNMTRDTGSLTDTRNAYMIAAGVIGGLYVLCAIILSVGVRERRESSQLQSDEPVSFFQGLKLVMNHGAYIKLIAGFLFTSLAFMLLEGNFALFCTYTLGFRNEFQNILLAIMLSATLTIPLWQWFLIHFGKKTAVYLGISSAIPFLILVAVLDSNLIVTYIVAVAAGISVAAAFLLPWSMLPDVIDDFKLQHPDSHGHEAIFFSFYVFFTKFASGVSLGISTLSLDFAGYQTRGCSQPSEVNTTLKMLVSAVPVGLILLGLLLFKLYPIDEEKRRKNKKALQELREESNSSSESDNTELASIV; translated from the exons ATGGCCGGGGGCGGCGGCGCCGGCGCGGAGCGGGCCCGGCCCGGAGGGTTCCTGCCGCCCGCCTGCCGACAGCCTCGCCGCAAG GAGAACCGGGAGCGGCTGTCGGTATGCAGCAAGCTGTGCTACGCCGTCGGGGGGGCCCCGTACCAGATCACGGGCTGCGCACTCGGCTTCTTCCTCCAGATCTACCTCCTGGACGTAGCACAG ctggatcCATTCTATGCCTCCATCATCCTGTTTGTGGGGCGAGCCTGGGATGCCATCACAGACCCCATGGTGGGCTTCTTCATCAGCAAAACGTCCTGGACCCGTGTCGGCCGCCTGATGCCCTG GATCATCTTCTCCACCCCGTTTGCTGTCACTGCTTACATCCTCATCTGGTTCGTGCCAGACATCTCCAGGGGCCAGGTGATGTGGTACCTCATCTTCTACTGCGCCTTCCAGACCCTCGTCACG TGCTTCCATGTGCCCTACTCGGCGCTGACCATGTTcatcagcagggagcagagcgaGAGGGACTCGGCCACTGCCTACC GTATGACAGTGGAagtgctgggctctgtgctgggcactgccatccAGGGCCAGATCGTGGGCAAGGTGGATACCCCCTGCGTGGAGGGTCCCCTCTTCACCAGCAAGCCCAACTCCTCGGTGGCCATGGAGGAGCTGAACATGACCCGCGACACAGGCTCCCTCACTGACACG AGAAACGCCTACATGATCGCTGCGGGGGTCATCGGGGGGCTCTACGTCCTCTGTGCCATCATCCTGTCGGTGGGCGTGCgggagaggagag AGTCGTCCCAGCTGCAGTCGGACGAGCCTGTCTCCTTCTTCCAGGGGCTGAAGCTGGTGATGAACCACGGTGCCTACATCAAGCTCATTGCTGGCTTCCTCTTCACCTCGCTGGCCTTCATG ctgctggaaggtaACTTTGCCCTCTTCTGCACTTACACCCTGGGCTTCAGAAACGAGTTCCAGAACATCCTCCTGGCCATCATG CTCTCGGCCACCTTGACCATTCCCCTCTGGCAGTGGTTCCTCATCCACTTTGGGAAGAAGACTGCTGTCTACCTGGGCATCTCG TCTGCCATccccttcctcatcctggtgGCCGTCCTGGACAGTAACCTCATCGTCACCTACATCGTGGCTGTTGCTGCTGGGATCAGTGTTGCAgctgccttcctcctgccctg GTCCATGCTCCCAGATGTCATAGATGACTTCAAGCTGCAGCACCCTGACTCCCATGGCCACGAAGccatcttcttctccttctatgTCTTCTTCACCAAGTTTGCCTCTGGGGTCTCCCTGGGCATCTCCACGCTCAGCTTAGA CTTCGCAGGGTACCAGACCCGGGGCTGCTCGCAGCCCAGCGAGGTGAACACCACGCTGAAGATGCTGGTGTCAGCCGTGCCCGTGGGGCTGATCCTGCTGGGCCTGCTCCTCTTCAAGCTCTACCCCATCGACGAGGAGAAGCGGCGCAAGAACAAGAAagccctgcaggagctcag ggaggagagcaACAGCAGCTCAGAGTCGGACAACACAGAGCTGGCCAGCATCGTGTGA